In one window of Legionella fallonii LLAP-10 DNA:
- the bufB gene encoding MNIO family bufferin maturase — MENNKQTHTNKPPSLGMGLGLRTDHYQYILEHSPAVDWFEILTENYLFDGGRPLYYLDKVRENYPLVMHGVSLSIGSSEPINYDYLKKVRQLAERIQPKWISDHLCWTGVNQRNIHDLLPLPYTAKTIDHIVERIKCVQDFYKQQILLENVSSYITYKESEMTEWEFLTEIAHRADCLILLDINNIYVSSYNHGFDPETYIHAIPVERVQQFHLAGHQNCDDYIIDTHDHPVINEVWELYAKAIKRFGDVSTMIERDDHIPPFEELWSELDYAKKIKLECLSVTKESLMYETQ, encoded by the coding sequence ATGGAAAATAACAAACAAACACATACTAATAAACCCCCATCTTTAGGCATGGGATTGGGCTTAAGAACAGATCATTATCAATATATTTTAGAGCATTCTCCAGCAGTAGATTGGTTTGAAATTCTTACCGAAAATTACTTATTTGATGGAGGGAGGCCTCTTTATTATCTGGACAAGGTACGTGAAAATTATCCTTTAGTAATGCATGGAGTTTCATTATCCATAGGCAGTTCTGAACCGATTAACTACGACTACTTAAAGAAAGTCAGACAACTTGCAGAAAGAATCCAACCCAAATGGATTTCTGATCATTTATGTTGGACCGGAGTGAATCAACGCAACATACACGACTTGTTGCCGTTACCTTATACAGCAAAAACGATTGACCATATCGTAGAGCGAATTAAATGTGTACAAGATTTTTATAAGCAACAAATACTCTTAGAAAATGTATCCAGTTATATAACATACAAAGAGTCTGAAATGACAGAATGGGAATTTCTCACTGAAATTGCTCATCGCGCAGATTGCTTGATTTTGCTGGATATCAATAATATTTACGTCAGCTCCTACAATCATGGGTTTGATCCTGAAACTTATATACACGCCATTCCGGTAGAGCGCGTTCAGCAATTTCATCTAGCGGGCCATCAGAATTGTGACGATTATATTATCGATACCCATGATCATCCAGTGATTAACGAAGTTTGGGAGCTCTACGCTAAAGCAATTAAACGCTTTGGTGATGTCTCTACTATGATTGAACGCGATGACCATATCCCACCATTTGAAGAGTTATGGAGCGAGTTGGACTATGCAAAAAAAATTAAACTCGAGTGTTTATCAGTTACTAAAGAGAGCTTAATGTATGAAACTCAATGA
- a CDS encoding BufA1 family periplasmic bufferin-type metallophore: MNKRRIQNTAVVSAAIGAAIFSVYTNTNWLSKNRSSIELERCYHIVRAGKNDCATSKHSCASQSTRNSDPEEFIMLPKGLCNRIVGGESA; the protein is encoded by the coding sequence ATGAATAAACGCCGGATCCAAAATACTGCTGTTGTTTCCGCCGCCATAGGGGCTGCAATCTTTTCTGTATATACTAATACTAATTGGCTTTCTAAAAATAGAAGTTCAATTGAGCTTGAAAGATGCTATCACATAGTACGTGCAGGTAAAAATGATTGTGCCACTTCGAAACACTCTTGCGCATCACAGTCCACAAGGAATAGTGATCCAGAAGAATTTATTATGCTTCCTAAAGGATTATGTAATCGCATAGTAGGAGGAGAGAGTGCTTAA
- a CDS encoding adenylate/guanylate cyclase domain-containing protein — MLKYAQFPLRVRQEMEAQQYQSELLVGGVQLAVVFMLFIINYVTPEGYSPSAPVHTASLGLSLFSILILTRLWFAYTNQLRSFVLGLFVVLEMVLLLFIIWTYYLQYETSATINLKNTHINYAYILIALRALRFEPEWVLLSGLTAVIGWSIIVWKTLANTGMNVITWDYVTYASMQAVYVGAVFDVLLSILLVTIILALVLERAKKTLYQAVVQTSAAKDLARFFDLTVAEKITHSDSLLQAGYGETRQAAIMFTDMRGFTKASKTLSPTDLIALLGEYQRLIVPIIQKHHGNIDKFMGDGIMASFGAVSSSNTYAADALKSVDEILFGLSLWNDARRKSGDLVIDVGIGLAIGEVVFGVIGNADRLEYTVIGETANLAAKLEKQNKVEHSRALTTDATWTEALKQGYINVISKNERKSRNVAGVDGTLDLVVLAE; from the coding sequence GTGCTTAAATATGCTCAATTTCCACTTCGTGTTCGACAGGAGATGGAAGCGCAACAGTATCAAAGTGAATTGCTTGTGGGAGGAGTACAATTAGCTGTTGTGTTTATGTTATTTATTATTAATTATGTAACTCCTGAGGGTTATAGCCCCAGTGCTCCCGTACATACCGCCTCTTTAGGATTATCATTATTTAGTATTCTGATCTTGACACGATTATGGTTTGCTTACACCAATCAACTCCGCTCATTTGTGCTTGGATTGTTTGTGGTTCTAGAAATGGTGTTATTATTATTCATTATTTGGACCTATTACTTACAATACGAAACCTCAGCAACAATTAATTTAAAAAATACTCATATTAATTATGCTTATATTTTAATTGCTTTACGTGCGCTGCGATTTGAACCCGAATGGGTATTGCTTTCTGGGCTTACTGCGGTGATTGGCTGGTCTATTATTGTATGGAAAACTTTAGCTAATACAGGGATGAATGTTATAACCTGGGACTATGTAACTTATGCATCCATGCAAGCTGTCTATGTAGGTGCTGTATTTGATGTACTTTTGTCTATTTTATTAGTAACAATTATTCTGGCATTGGTACTTGAGCGAGCAAAGAAAACACTATACCAAGCCGTCGTGCAGACCTCTGCAGCAAAAGATTTAGCGCGTTTTTTTGATTTAACTGTTGCTGAAAAAATTACCCATTCCGATTCATTATTACAGGCTGGTTATGGTGAAACCCGACAGGCAGCTATTATGTTTACCGACATGAGGGGCTTTACTAAGGCTTCCAAAACTCTTTCGCCTACTGATTTAATTGCATTACTAGGAGAATATCAGCGTTTAATCGTACCTATAATTCAAAAACATCATGGAAATATCGATAAGTTTATGGGGGATGGGATTATGGCAAGTTTTGGTGCTGTATCCTCTTCGAATACTTATGCAGCAGATGCTCTAAAGTCGGTAGACGAGATACTCTTCGGCTTGTCTCTATGGAATGATGCACGACGAAAAAGTGGTGATCTGGTTATTGATGTAGGTATTGGTCTTGCCATTGGTGAAGTGGTTTTTGGTGTCATTGGTAATGCTGATAGACTTGAGTATACCGTCATTGGGGAGACAGCGAACCTGGCTGCAAAATTAGAAAAACAGAACAAAGTGGAACATTCAAGAGCTTTAACCACAGACGCTACTTGGACAGAAGCATTAAAACAAGGTTACATCAATGTAATTTCAAAAAATGAGCGTAAATCAAGAAATGTGGCAGGAGTTGATGGAACTTTAGATTTAGTCGTTCTTGCTGAGTAA
- a CDS encoding HvfC/BufC family peptide modification chaperone: MKLNELQTLLQNSILTSEPLIHPHLQAPPKGSVSDRVAIYANGFYGRLEEVLANDYNLLTSVMGKDKFSEMCRAYIHKYPSCSDSLNFFGQNISQFLTETSPYNKKPYIAEIAQFEWAEYQSVVACDKDLLSESDLHALPVEQWPELKFELHPSCQILTFYWNSLSLIEALRKNKSTPKPKLLKLPQSVLVWRHQLEIRYTKLNSLELTMLNAIKRQESFIEICEALRKKIADEEVASYIVKELHSWLRAKLFVIPSSNL; this comes from the coding sequence ATGAAACTCAATGAATTGCAAACTTTATTGCAAAACTCGATTCTGACCTCAGAACCACTTATCCATCCCCATCTGCAAGCTCCACCTAAAGGGTCTGTTTCTGATCGAGTCGCTATTTATGCCAATGGATTTTATGGCCGCCTTGAAGAAGTATTAGCTAATGACTACAACCTACTGACTTCAGTAATGGGTAAGGATAAATTTAGCGAAATGTGTAGGGCATACATACATAAATATCCATCGTGCAGTGATTCACTCAATTTTTTTGGTCAAAATATTAGTCAATTTTTAACTGAAACTTCACCATATAATAAAAAACCCTATATAGCCGAAATTGCTCAATTTGAATGGGCGGAATATCAGTCGGTGGTTGCTTGTGACAAAGATTTGCTGTCTGAATCTGATTTACACGCTTTACCTGTAGAACAGTGGCCAGAACTCAAGTTTGAGCTGCATCCATCATGCCAGATACTTACCTTCTACTGGAACAGTCTATCTCTTATTGAAGCTTTGCGTAAGAACAAATCAACTCCTAAACCTAAACTCCTTAAACTACCCCAATCAGTGCTTGTTTGGCGCCATCAACTTGAAATACGTTATACTAAACTCAACTCTTTAGAACTGACAATGTTAAATGCAATAAAACGTCAAGAATCGTTCATTGAGATTTGTGAAGCGCTAAGAAAAAAGATTGCGGACGAGGAGGTTGCTAGCTACATTGTAAAAGAATTACATTCTTGGTTACGGGCAAAATTGTTTGTAATTCCTAGCTCAAATCTTTAA